In Amia ocellicauda isolate fAmiCal2 chromosome 7, fAmiCal2.hap1, whole genome shotgun sequence, one genomic interval encodes:
- the mlf1 gene encoding myeloid leukemia factor 1 isoform X1 produces the protein MILQVPAKWSYFALLDMAVMICFDPFRAHSEHVRQMMRSFSEPFGRDPFPSVTDGRAGDRRGNLHSSTALREGHRGMSQSLMPFGSFGSTEMEARNPFSMMDSMMSSMRNRMVEMHRNFENLSNDSNTHSFSSSSVMTYSKVGDEPAKVFQASSQTRRAPGGIKETRQSLKDSESGVEKMAIGHHINDRAHVIEQKQNKKTGNQELNQEFVNLDESEAQTFDEEWQREVSKFRPSVPLSRLEAPKQRTVHRAAIANTTDEGKREKHHPRAPAEKKKNIHFEELNVKGSGVKKQ, from the exons ATG ATTCTACAAGTTCCTGCCAAGTGGAGTTACTTTGCCTTGTTGGATATGGCTGTAATGATTTGCTT TGATCCCTTCCGGGCACACAGCGAACATGTGCGTCAGATGATGAGAAGTTTCTCTGAACCCTTTGGCAGGGATCCCTTCCCCAGTGTCACTGATGGTAGAGCCGGAGATCGGAGAGGAAACCTTCATTCCAGCACGGCACTGAGAGAGGGCCACAGG GGAATGAGCCAGTCTCTTATGCCTTTTGGCAGTTTCGGAAGTACA GAAATGGAGGCCAGGAATCCTTTCAGCATGATGGATAGTATGATGTCAAGCATGAGGAACAGAATGGTGGAAATGCACAGGAATTTT GAGAATCTGTCCAATGACTCCAACACGCACTCCTTCAGCTCCTCCTCAGTCATGACGTACTCTAAAGTAGGGGATGAACCCGCCAAGGTCTTCCAGGCCTCCAGCCAGACCCGCAGAGCTCCTGGTGGG ATCAAAGAGACGCGGCAGTCACTGAAGGATTCCGAGAGTGGCGTTGAGAAGATGGCCATCGGACATCACATTAACGATCGAGCGCACGTCATtgagcagaaacaaaacaagaaaactggaAATCAGGAGTTGAATCAGGAATTTGTCAACTTGGAcgaat CTGAAGCTCAGACATTTGATGAAGAATGGCAGAGGGAAGTGTCCAAATTCAGGCCATCTGTTCCTCTGTCCCGCTTAGAAGCACCTAAACAAAGAACCGTTCACCGTGCAGCAATCGCCAACACCACTGACGAAGGGAAAAG GGAGAAACATCATCCGAGAGCTCCTGCtgaaaagaagaagaacattCATTTCGAAGAGTTGAACGTGAAGGGCTCGGGAGTAAAGAAGCAATAA
- the mlf1 gene encoding myeloid leukemia factor 1 isoform X3 encodes MILQVPAKWSYFALLDMAVMICFDPFRAHSEHVRQMMRSFSEPFGRDPFPSVTDGRAGDRRGNLHSSTALREGHRGMSQSLMPFGSFGSTENLSNDSNTHSFSSSSVMTYSKVGDEPAKVFQASSQTRRAPGGIKETRQSLKDSESGVEKMAIGHHINDRAHVIEQKQNKKTGNQELNQEFVNLDESEAQTFDEEWQREVSKFRPSVPLSRLEAPKQRTVHRAAIANTTDEGKREKHHPRAPAEKKKNIHFEELNVKGSGVKKQ; translated from the exons ATG ATTCTACAAGTTCCTGCCAAGTGGAGTTACTTTGCCTTGTTGGATATGGCTGTAATGATTTGCTT TGATCCCTTCCGGGCACACAGCGAACATGTGCGTCAGATGATGAGAAGTTTCTCTGAACCCTTTGGCAGGGATCCCTTCCCCAGTGTCACTGATGGTAGAGCCGGAGATCGGAGAGGAAACCTTCATTCCAGCACGGCACTGAGAGAGGGCCACAGG GGAATGAGCCAGTCTCTTATGCCTTTTGGCAGTTTCGGAAGTACA GAGAATCTGTCCAATGACTCCAACACGCACTCCTTCAGCTCCTCCTCAGTCATGACGTACTCTAAAGTAGGGGATGAACCCGCCAAGGTCTTCCAGGCCTCCAGCCAGACCCGCAGAGCTCCTGGTGGG ATCAAAGAGACGCGGCAGTCACTGAAGGATTCCGAGAGTGGCGTTGAGAAGATGGCCATCGGACATCACATTAACGATCGAGCGCACGTCATtgagcagaaacaaaacaagaaaactggaAATCAGGAGTTGAATCAGGAATTTGTCAACTTGGAcgaat CTGAAGCTCAGACATTTGATGAAGAATGGCAGAGGGAAGTGTCCAAATTCAGGCCATCTGTTCCTCTGTCCCGCTTAGAAGCACCTAAACAAAGAACCGTTCACCGTGCAGCAATCGCCAACACCACTGACGAAGGGAAAAG GGAGAAACATCATCCGAGAGCTCCTGCtgaaaagaagaagaacattCATTTCGAAGAGTTGAACGTGAAGGGCTCGGGAGTAAAGAAGCAATAA
- the mlf1 gene encoding myeloid leukemia factor 1 isoform X2, with product MFNSLLREFDEDPFFADPFRAHSEHVRQMMRSFSEPFGRDPFPSVTDGRAGDRRGNLHSSTALREGHRGMSQSLMPFGSFGSTEMEARNPFSMMDSMMSSMRNRMVEMHRNFENLSNDSNTHSFSSSSVMTYSKVGDEPAKVFQASSQTRRAPGGIKETRQSLKDSESGVEKMAIGHHINDRAHVIEQKQNKKTGNQELNQEFVNLDESEAQTFDEEWQREVSKFRPSVPLSRLEAPKQRTVHRAAIANTTDEGKREKHHPRAPAEKKKNIHFEELNVKGSGVKKQ from the exons TGATCCCTTCCGGGCACACAGCGAACATGTGCGTCAGATGATGAGAAGTTTCTCTGAACCCTTTGGCAGGGATCCCTTCCCCAGTGTCACTGATGGTAGAGCCGGAGATCGGAGAGGAAACCTTCATTCCAGCACGGCACTGAGAGAGGGCCACAGG GGAATGAGCCAGTCTCTTATGCCTTTTGGCAGTTTCGGAAGTACA GAAATGGAGGCCAGGAATCCTTTCAGCATGATGGATAGTATGATGTCAAGCATGAGGAACAGAATGGTGGAAATGCACAGGAATTTT GAGAATCTGTCCAATGACTCCAACACGCACTCCTTCAGCTCCTCCTCAGTCATGACGTACTCTAAAGTAGGGGATGAACCCGCCAAGGTCTTCCAGGCCTCCAGCCAGACCCGCAGAGCTCCTGGTGGG ATCAAAGAGACGCGGCAGTCACTGAAGGATTCCGAGAGTGGCGTTGAGAAGATGGCCATCGGACATCACATTAACGATCGAGCGCACGTCATtgagcagaaacaaaacaagaaaactggaAATCAGGAGTTGAATCAGGAATTTGTCAACTTGGAcgaat CTGAAGCTCAGACATTTGATGAAGAATGGCAGAGGGAAGTGTCCAAATTCAGGCCATCTGTTCCTCTGTCCCGCTTAGAAGCACCTAAACAAAGAACCGTTCACCGTGCAGCAATCGCCAACACCACTGACGAAGGGAAAAG GGAGAAACATCATCCGAGAGCTCCTGCtgaaaagaagaagaacattCATTTCGAAGAGTTGAACGTGAAGGGCTCGGGAGTAAAGAAGCAATAA